The genomic segment CGATTGCTCAGGGGAGGGCAGGGCCTTGGCGGACTTCAAAAAGCGACTATCCCAGAACGTGGACGGGGAGTTCTTCGTGGACTCCAGGGCTACGAGCCATCGCGGGTGCACGCGGACTTCCTGGTCATCCCGACGCCCGGCCATACGGAGGGCCATTGTGTCCTGCTCTACCGCGACCGGTTCCTGTTCACCGGCGACCACCTGTGGTGGGACAGGGAGAGGGATCGGCTCGGCGCGTCTCAGGACGTGTGTTGGTACTCCTGGGACGAGCAGCGAAAATCCATGTCGCGGCTTCTGGGTTTCACCTCCAAATTGGTGATGCCCGGCCACGGCCAGCGGGTCAAGCTGCCCGCGGAGGAGATGGCGCGACACCTCGCGGCGCTGGCGCGGCGAATGTAGCCGCCTACGCGGCGGACGACGCCAGCGCCTTGCCCAACGTGTCCAGGGCTTTTTCCAGCGGGACATCGTGCGCCTTGGCCGCATCCTTCAGGCTCAGGGTCCCGCCGCAGCACAGGCAGATTCCTATGTTCTCCAGCGCCTTCAACGCCTGCGGGTAGTGGTGCACAATATCCTCGACTTTGGTCTCCGGCGTGATTCCCTGTGGCAGTTTCGCCATGTGAGTCTCCTTCCCATGTAGTGACAGGTTCAAGACTGAGTTGTGCCCGCGCTTTGCGCCGCCCGTCCGTCGCGCGCGGCGGCGACGTTCAGGTCGCGGAGCAGCGCGCCCGCGTCCACGCTGCGCATGCGGCACGCCTGTTCGACAGTGACGGTGGCGGCCAGGGCCTGCCGCATAGATTCATCGGCCAGAGGCGCGAAGCCGTGGTGCACGAACACGTCGAGCGTGCCGGGCCAGCGGTCCAGCACCTCGGCCACGAGCATGGCGGCGCTGACTGGGCCGGCGGGCGCCCGCGCGACAGGTTGAGTCAGGGGCTGCACAGTGAGCGTTAGAGGTGCTCGTCGCGCCGGAGTCGCCGTCGTCGCTTTGCTGCCAGCGCTATCCAGCGTCCGCCAGATGACGTAGGCGAAGAGCGCGAGGCCGGACAAGCCCAAGATGCCGGACAGACCGCGCATCGCCTCGGACAGCGGGGGCGAAACGAAGTAGAACAGGCCGAAGCCGACGCGAAGGCCCGTGCCCGCGATCGACAGGATGAAGATGGGCAGAAGCAGGCGCGGCGCGTGCAACCGTGTCCCCGAGAAGACGGGGACGACCCGGGACGCCATGCCGAAGATGGTGAGCGTGACGAAGCCCAGGCCCAGGGCGTGGCGCTG from the Dehalococcoidia bacterium genome contains:
- a CDS encoding MBL fold metallo-hydrolase, which translates into the protein RLLRGGQGLGGLQKATIPERGRGVLRGLQGYEPSRVHADFLVIPTPGHTEGHCVLLYRDRFLFTGDHLWWDRERDRLGASQDVCWYSWDEQRKSMSRLLGFTSKLVMPGHGQRVKLPAEEMARHLAALARRM
- a CDS encoding DUF542 domain-containing protein, with the translated sequence MAKLPQGITPETKVEDIVHHYPQALKALENIGICLCCGGTLSLKDAAKAHDVPLEKALDTLGKALASSAA